From a single Scylla paramamosain isolate STU-SP2022 chromosome 28, ASM3559412v1, whole genome shotgun sequence genomic region:
- the LOC135114981 gene encoding aminopeptidase N-like: MPESAQSKQILTMEMNESAASVSFGKKNGCYIKRSVAMLLTILFVSSLVATGLLVYYLAPNVNQTSNNYRGRGLEPAEGDDTIEGSSPATHSSDEKVKDVRLPTSLRPLHYLVRLQPFIRSNFSIAGYVEVEVEVVKETSVFTFHMADIITHNDTVKVVDVENRNGKGVSIMKQTYDNQREFYHAHLQQPLTKGHRYVLSMEFTGYLNDQLHGFYRSSYKDTTENERWLAVTQFQPTDARRAFPCFDEPAMKATFEVFLARETDMSAISNMPKIKSQPIEGQQGWMWDHFNTSVPMSTYLVAFLVSDFSSKEVTTQNGVSFRTWARETAINQANYSLEIGSKILTFFEDYFSIPYPLPKQDMVAIPDFAAGAMENWGLITYRETAMLYDPKVSSAYNKQRVAIVVAHELAHQWFGNLVTPEWWTDLWLNEGFASFMEYVGTDHAEPEWQMMEQFIVIDLHKVFRLDCLESSHPISIPVGHPDEINEIFDTISYSKGASIIRMMKFFLMEATFRKGLTNYLNTRVYANAEQDDLWDFLTQAAHQDLTLAKDVTVKTIMDTWTLQMGYPVVKVTRSADGTSATVTQERFLLRKDANSTDTHVYRWWVPLSYTTQATADFSKTAPSRWLSKTDSKITIQSLPDSRQWVIFNLQETGYYRVNYDENNWKLLIKQLKADHTMIHVNNRAQLIDDALNLAQAGQLSYSLPLDLAAYLKKETSYTPWATALDNLKYIHKLFSRTGAYGALKDFMLSLLEPLYKSVGFQDSPTDPHIDQSKRVKMLKWACKLGHEDCVTQSVSLFKQWMMNPKSDSIISPNLKDVVYCTAIAAGKNKEWEFAWNQYLNSNVGSEKSRILKALGCSKKIWILSRYLEMAFIEDSGIRKQDVVQVFESVALNEVGRDMAWTYLRDQWHNITDYMGSGLFTLPRLIKSATDGMSKELHLNELKQFQSANKDHLSTARRAVAQAIERTQNNIEWLNKNGPVIIQWLADNGYSSKLRSD; the protein is encoded by the exons ATGCCCGAGAGTGCACAAAGCAAACAAATTCTGACAATGGAGATGAACGAATCTGCTGCTTCTGTGTCCTTTGGCAAAAAGAATGGCTGCTATATTAAAAGGAGCGTGGCAATGCTACTAACGATCCTGTTTGTGAGCTCACTAGTGGCAACAGGGCTCCTCGTCTACTACTTGGCACCCAATGTCAACCAGACATCAAACAACTACCGTGGAAGAGGCCTCGAACCTGCAGAAGGCGATGATACAATA GAAGGCAGCTCCCCAGCCACACATTCGTCAGACGAAAAAGTAAAGGACGTGAGGCTGCCTACCTCCCTCCGACCACTGCACTATCTGGTTCGCCTTCAGCCTTTCATCAGGAGCAATTTTAGCATCGCAGGCtatgtggaggtggaggtggaggtggtgaaggaaaccTCTGTCTTCACTTTCCACATGGCAGACATCATCACCCACAATGACAcagtcaag GTAGTGGATGTCGAAAATCGGAATGGGAAGGGTGTGAGCATCATGAAGCAGACATATGACAATCAACGAGAGTTTTACCATGCCCACCTCCAACAACCACTGACCAAAGGCCACCGATATGTGCTGTCTATGGAATTCACAGGTTACCTCAATGACCAGTTGCATGGTTTCTACAGGTCTTCATACAAAGACACAACAGAAAATGAGAG GTGGCTTGCTGTAACACAGTTCCAGCCGACAGATGCCCGCCGAGCCTTTCCATGCTTCGATGAGCCAGCCATGAAAGCCACGTTTGAGGTGTTCCTGGCAAGGGAGACAGACATGTCCGCCATCTCCAACATGCCCAAAATAAAAAGCCAGCCAATAGAAGGTCAGCAGGGGTGGATGTGGGACCATTTCAACACCAGCGTTCCCATGTCCACCTATCTTGTGGCATTTCTTGTGTCCGATTTCTCATCAAAGGAGGTCACCACACAGAACGGAGTGTCCTTCAGGACGTGGGCACGAGAGACTGCCATCAACCAGGCAAATTACTCACTTGAAATTGGCTCAAAAATCCTCACCTTCTTTGAGGACTACTTCAGTATTCCATACCCACTCCCAAAACAAGACATGGTTGCCATCCCAGACTTTGCAGCAGGTGCCATGGAGAACTGGGGGCTCATCACCTACAGGGAGACAGCGATGCTTTATGACCCAAAGGTGTCTTCAGCCTACAACAAACAGCGGGTGGCAATAGTTGTGGCACACGAGCTGGCTCACCAGTGGTTTGGGAACCTGGTAACCCCTGAATGGTGGACAGATCTGTGGCTCAATGAGGGCTTTGCAAGCTTCATGGAGTATGTGGGCACTGACCATGCTGAGCCAGAGTGGCAAATGATGGAGCAGTTCATCGTAATAGACTTACACAAGGTTTTCAGGCTTGACTGCCTTGAGTCCTCCCATCCCATCAGCATTCCTGTTGGTCATCCTGATGAGATAAATGAGATATTCGATACCATCTCTTACTCcaaag GTGCTTCAATAATCCGGATGATGAAATTTTTCCTGATGGAGGCAACCTTCCGTAAGGGTCTCACCAACTATCTGAACACCAG AGTATATGCCAATGCAGAGCAAGATGATCTGTGGGACTTCCTGACACAAGCTGCCCACCAGGATTTGACACTTGCCAAGGATGTCACTGTCAAGACTATCATGGACACCTGGACACTACAGATGGGCTACCCTGTTGTCAAGGTCACAAGAAGTGCTGATGGGACATCAGCCACAGTCACACAG GAGCGGTTCCTGTTGAGGAAAGACGCCAACTCCACTGACACTCATGTCTACAGGTGGTGGGTGCCACTCTCCTACACCACACAGGCCACTGCTGACTTCAGCAAGACAGCACCCTCAAGGTGGCTCTCAAAGACTGACTCTAAGATCACAATCCAGTCCCTCCCAGATAGTAGGCAGTGGGTGATATTCAATTTACAGGAGACTGGCTACTACAGAGTCAACTATGATGAAAACAACTGGAAGCTGCTGATCAAGCAGCTCAAAGCTGATCACACCATGATCCATGTCAACAACCGTGCACAGCTCATAGATGATGCACTCAACTTGGCACAAGCAG gtcaGTTATCATATTCTCTGCCACTGGATCTTGCTGCTTATCTGAAAAAGGAAACCTCATACACACCATGGGCTACTGCTCTGGACAACTTGAAATACATTCATAAACTCTTCTCCCGCACTGGAGCTTATGGAGCTCTTAAG GATTTCATGCTCAGTCTGCTTGAGCCACTGTACAAGTCTGTTGGGTTCCAAGACTCTCCAACTGACCCTCATATTGACCAGAGCAAGCGAGTAAAGATGTTGAAGTGGGCCTGCAAACTGGGTCATGAAGACTGTGTGACCCAGTCTGTCAGCCTCTTCAAACAGTGGATGATGAACCCAAAGAGTGACAG CATCATCTCCCCAAACCTGAAGGATGTGGTGTATTGCACTGCCATAGCTGCAGGCAAGAACAAGGAATGGGAATTTGCATGGAATCAATACCTCAACTCAAATGTTGGCTCTGAAAAGAGCAGAATACTCAAAGCACTTGGCTGCTCCAAGAAAATCTGGATCCTGTCAAG GTATCTTGAGATGGCCTTCATTGAGGACTCAGGCATTAGGAAGCAAGATGTTGTCCAGGTGTTTGAGTCTGTGGCCTTGAATGAAGTGGGACGAGACATGGCCTGGACCTACTTGAGGGATCAGTGGCATAACATTACAGACTA TATGGGCAGTGGCCTGTTCACTTTACCTCGGCTGATCAAATCTGCAACTGATGGCATGAGCAAGGAATTACATCTTAATGAG CTCAAACAGTTCCAGTCAGCCAACAAAGACCACTTGAGCACTGCCAGGCGTGCTGTAGCCCAGGCTATTGAACGTACTCAGAACAATATTGAATGGCTGAACAAAAATGGCCCAGTAATCATTCAGTGGCTAGCAGATAATGGTTACTCATCAAAGCTCAGGAGTGattaa